From Pseudomonas sp. CCI4.2, one genomic window encodes:
- a CDS encoding helix-turn-helix transcriptional regulator, producing the protein MNGIGTRLKEERKRLGLSQTKLGAIGGIEPNSQGMYERGQRFPNATYLSSIADSGVDILYVITGVKKVQASDGISAIETKVLRELDSLPKDVQTDIKQLITTLFKSD; encoded by the coding sequence ATGAATGGTATCGGTACTCGTTTAAAGGAAGAACGCAAACGGCTCGGTCTATCGCAGACAAAGCTGGGGGCGATTGGTGGAATTGAGCCCAATTCTCAAGGGATGTATGAACGAGGCCAACGCTTTCCCAATGCCACCTACCTTTCGTCAATCGCTGATTCCGGGGTCGACATTCTGTATGTCATTACTGGCGTGAAAAAAGTGCAGGCTTCTGACGGGATATCGGCCATAGAAACCAAGGTCTTGCGCGAACTGGACAGCCTGCCAAAAGATGTTCAGACAGACATCAAGCAACTGATTACTACACTGTTTAAATCTGACTGA
- a CDS encoding metallophosphoesterase yields MSKFQHCERNMNGRDFAVGDIHGHFTRLRGALNAISFDSAVDRLFSVGDIVDRGPESKDSLEWLAQPWFFAVQGNHEALAIQHVRQQSLDYQMYRASGGTWFLKLSPGYQRQFAARFADMPIAIEVETSAGLVGIVHADCPSPTWQRLRETLSGQFSGQQQVEQYCQWSRERLQDRNSAGIPDIRALLVGHSPLRKAEWLGNVLYIDTGGWRSDGSGYFTLVDLATLEPVAITV; encoded by the coding sequence GTGAGCAAGTTCCAGCACTGTGAACGAAATATGAATGGCCGCGACTTTGCTGTCGGTGACATTCATGGACACTTCACCCGGCTGCGCGGCGCATTGAACGCTATTAGTTTTGATTCGGCAGTGGATCGCTTGTTTAGCGTCGGTGATATTGTCGATCGGGGGCCAGAAAGTAAGGATTCGCTTGAATGGTTGGCGCAACCGTGGTTTTTTGCGGTTCAGGGTAACCATGAGGCGCTGGCCATTCAGCATGTGCGGCAGCAAAGTCTCGACTATCAGATGTATCGCGCCAGCGGAGGCACTTGGTTTCTAAAGCTTTCACCCGGCTATCAGCGGCAATTCGCAGCTCGCTTCGCAGACATGCCGATTGCGATTGAGGTGGAAACGTCAGCGGGGCTTGTCGGAATCGTCCATGCGGATTGTCCGTCACCGACATGGCAACGGCTCAGGGAAACATTGAGCGGACAGTTTTCGGGTCAACAGCAGGTCGAGCAATACTGCCAATGGTCACGTGAGCGTCTTCAGGATAGAAATTCGGCCGGCATTCCAGATATTCGTGCTTTGCTGGTTGGACATAGTCCTTTACGTAAGGCTGAGTGGCTGGGTAATGTCTTGTATATCGACACTGGCGGCTGGCGTTCGGATGGCAGCGGGTATTTCACGCTGGTGGACCTTGCGACGTTGGAGCCGGTTGCGATCACGGTGTAG
- a CDS encoding helix-turn-helix transcriptional regulator, protein MNHLGSRLKEERKTLGLSQHDFAAIGGVEANAQGKYESGQRTPRSDYLAALSFKGVDVLYLLSGHRTPLRIESLTEAERIVILHYRALTGVDQDAIGQLALSLSECLTD, encoded by the coding sequence ATGAATCATCTCGGTTCGCGGTTGAAAGAAGAGCGCAAGACGCTGGGGCTCTCTCAACATGATTTCGCCGCGATCGGCGGCGTCGAAGCCAACGCGCAGGGTAAATATGAAAGTGGCCAGCGCACGCCGCGCTCCGATTACCTGGCGGCCTTGAGTTTCAAGGGCGTTGACGTGCTTTATTTGCTGTCTGGCCATCGAACGCCGCTGCGTATCGAAAGTCTGACCGAGGCCGAACGAATCGTCATCCTTCATTACCGCGCGCTCACGGGAGTCGATCAAGACGCGATCGGTCAGCTCGCGCTGTCGCTTTCAGAATGTCTGACTGATTAA
- a CDS encoding ParD-like family protein codes for MGLVKISEQMHANARAASAALSRSINAQAEHWMKVGMMAELHPALNYSDICQLLIRAEHAGGSVLSATPFDLSAQTGQSQEALQ; via the coding sequence ATGGGGCTGGTAAAAATATCGGAACAAATGCATGCCAATGCGCGCGCTGCTAGCGCGGCGCTGAGTCGTTCTATCAATGCACAAGCCGAGCATTGGATGAAGGTCGGGATGATGGCGGAACTGCATCCTGCGTTGAATTACAGCGACATCTGCCAACTGCTCATTCGTGCCGAACACGCGGGTGGCAGTGTCTTATCGGCGACTCCATTTGACCTATCGGCTCAGACTGGCCAATCCCAGGAAGCGTTGCAATGA
- the map gene encoding type I methionyl aminopeptidase: MSPSISIKTEADLVQLRIAGRLAADVLAMIGPHVKAGISTEALDDICNDYIVNELKVIPANVGYHGFTKTTCISPNTVVCHGIPSPTDILRDGDIINIDVAVIKDGWFGDTSRMYFVGEVSPLARRLVETTYEATRAGILAVRPGATLGDIGYAIQSVAHREGFSVVREYCGHGIGRAYHEDPQVLHYGSAGQGMKLKIGMVFTIEPMINAGKPGTKVLPDGWTVLTRDQSLSAQWEHMVAVTATGFELLTPWPEGTGEYPAI; the protein is encoded by the coding sequence ATGAGCCCGAGCATCAGTATCAAGACCGAAGCCGATCTGGTTCAACTGCGAATCGCCGGCAGATTGGCCGCAGATGTACTGGCGATGATAGGTCCTCATGTAAAAGCCGGGATCAGCACCGAAGCGCTGGACGATATCTGCAACGATTACATCGTGAACGAGCTGAAAGTCATTCCGGCCAACGTGGGCTATCACGGTTTTACAAAAACCACCTGTATCTCTCCGAACACGGTGGTGTGCCACGGTATTCCGTCGCCAACAGACATCCTCAGGGATGGTGACATCATCAACATCGATGTGGCAGTGATCAAAGACGGTTGGTTTGGCGACACTAGCCGCATGTATTTTGTGGGTGAAGTCAGCCCATTGGCACGGCGCCTGGTGGAGACCACGTATGAAGCCACCCGCGCCGGCATCCTCGCCGTTCGCCCCGGGGCAACGCTGGGCGATATCGGTTATGCCATTCAGAGCGTTGCCCATCGCGAAGGCTTTAGCGTGGTGCGCGAATACTGTGGGCACGGCATCGGCCGCGCCTACCACGAAGACCCGCAAGTGCTGCATTACGGCAGTGCCGGGCAGGGAATGAAATTGAAAATCGGCATGGTGTTCACCATTGAGCCGATGATCAACGCGGGGAAACCCGGCACCAAGGTATTACCCGATGGCTGGACGGTTCTGACCCGCGATCAATCCCTGTCTGCTCAGTGGGAGCACATGGTAGCGGTCACCGCTACCGGCTTTGAACTCTTGACGCCTTGGCCGGAAGGTACGGGTGAGTACCCCGCCATCTAA
- a CDS encoding DUF6555 family protein yields MDQQIGFEICYQFNGEQRHFAHNAAHLCESEALHMATLHAGIVSTHAQVAAGPLRLALQQAEGLGITEVQWKRSS; encoded by the coding sequence ATGGACCAGCAAATAGGATTTGAAATTTGTTATCAGTTCAACGGAGAGCAGCGTCACTTTGCTCATAACGCCGCTCATTTGTGTGAAAGTGAAGCGCTGCACATGGCCACCCTTCACGCAGGGATTGTGAGCACCCATGCGCAGGTGGCCGCAGGCCCGCTTCGATTGGCACTCCAGCAAGCCGAAGGGCTCGGCATTACTGAAGTGCAGTGGAAACGATCGAGTTAA
- a CDS encoding endonuclease I family protein, translating into MFVRIIALLALSFSITAHADAPRTFSEAKKIAWGLYAPQSTEFYCGCKYSGHRVDIAGCGYVPRKSASRAQRIEWEHIMPAWQIGHLRQCWQNGGRKNCTKNDSMYQHAEADLHNLVPSIGEVNGDRSNFSFGWLPVRSGQYGSCLTQVDFKAKKVMPRPSIRGMIARTYFYMSKQYALPLSKQDRQLYEAWNKTYPVEPWESQRNQRVACVMGRGNEFVGPVNLKSCS; encoded by the coding sequence GTGTTTGTACGAATAATCGCCTTGCTAGCATTGAGCTTTTCCATCACTGCCCATGCTGATGCACCCCGCACCTTCAGTGAAGCCAAAAAAATCGCGTGGGGTCTCTATGCGCCGCAATCGACCGAGTTTTATTGCGGCTGCAAATACAGCGGACACCGGGTCGATATCGCCGGATGCGGGTATGTCCCACGCAAAAGTGCCAGCCGCGCCCAGCGCATTGAATGGGAGCACATCATGCCGGCCTGGCAGATCGGCCATTTGCGCCAATGTTGGCAAAACGGTGGACGTAAGAACTGCACCAAGAACGATTCGATGTACCAGCACGCCGAAGCCGACTTGCACAATCTGGTGCCGAGTATTGGGGAGGTCAACGGTGACCGAAGCAACTTCAGTTTTGGCTGGCTTCCCGTCCGGTCAGGGCAATACGGTTCTTGCCTGACTCAAGTCGATTTCAAAGCCAAGAAGGTCATGCCACGCCCATCGATTCGCGGAATGATCGCCCGGACCTATTTTTATATGAGCAAGCAATACGCCCTGCCCCTGTCGAAACAAGACCGCCAGTTGTACGAAGCCTGGAACAAGACGTACCCGGTAGAGCCGTGGGAAAGTCAACGCAATCAGCGGGTGGCCTGCGTGATGGGTCGAGGCAATGAGTTTGTCGGCCCGGTGAATCTTAAGTCCTGCAGCTGA
- a CDS encoding DUF1654 domain-containing protein, which produces MHIQQTKDSSVAKTTAATPKAPSSYELLGVRIQKIINSTHAQKSRTALIMRLPEELEDEWNQLLGEIAENDNVTLAYRDDGGVQIFWTVPKED; this is translated from the coding sequence ATGCACATACAGCAAACCAAGGATTCCTCCGTGGCAAAGACGACTGCAGCGACACCCAAGGCCCCTAGTTCCTACGAACTACTTGGCGTGCGGATTCAAAAGATCATCAATTCCACTCACGCACAGAAATCGAGAACCGCGCTGATTATGCGTCTTCCAGAAGAGCTGGAAGATGAGTGGAATCAACTACTGGGCGAAATAGCAGAAAACGATAACGTCACCCTCGCCTACCGTGACGACGGCGGCGTGCAGATTTTCTGGACCGTACCGAAGGAAGATTGA
- a CDS encoding sugar ABC transporter substrate-binding protein, whose amino-acid sequence MKLPFAARLLAVAMLTAASAILPLSAAHAQTPEKPKVALVMKSLANEFFLTMEDGAKAYQKEHSADFDLISNGIKDESDTTAQISIVNQMIVQKVNALVIAPADSKALVAVIKKAQDAGITVINIDNQLDPDVLKSKGMSVPFVGPDNRKGARIVGDYLAKQLKSGDEVGIIEGVSTTTNAQQRTAGFKDAMDAAGMKIVSTQSGNWEIDKGNAVASAILNEYPNVKALLAGNDSMALGAVSAVRAAGKAGKVQVVGYDNINAIKPMLKDGRVLATADQFAAKQAVFGIEAALKIIKDGKADSASDRIETPVELVTKP is encoded by the coding sequence ATGAAGCTGCCATTCGCTGCTCGTCTTCTCGCTGTCGCTATGCTCACCGCCGCCTCGGCCATCCTTCCGCTGTCCGCAGCGCATGCTCAGACCCCTGAAAAACCAAAAGTTGCGTTGGTGATGAAGTCACTGGCCAATGAGTTTTTCCTGACCATGGAAGACGGCGCCAAGGCCTACCAAAAAGAACATTCGGCTGATTTCGACTTGATCTCTAACGGCATCAAGGACGAGTCCGACACCACTGCGCAAATCTCCATCGTCAACCAAATGATCGTGCAGAAAGTCAACGCACTGGTCATTGCCCCCGCCGACTCTAAAGCATTGGTGGCGGTGATCAAGAAGGCTCAAGACGCCGGTATCACGGTCATCAACATCGACAACCAACTTGACCCGGACGTGCTGAAAAGCAAGGGCATGAGTGTGCCATTCGTAGGCCCTGACAACCGCAAAGGCGCGCGTATTGTAGGTGACTACTTGGCCAAGCAGTTGAAGTCTGGCGATGAGGTTGGAATCATCGAAGGGGTGTCAACCACCACCAATGCTCAGCAACGTACCGCCGGTTTTAAAGACGCCATGGACGCTGCCGGGATGAAAATCGTCTCCACGCAGTCGGGTAATTGGGAAATCGATAAAGGCAACGCTGTAGCGTCGGCCATCCTCAACGAGTACCCGAACGTCAAGGCACTCTTGGCCGGTAACGACAGCATGGCATTGGGCGCTGTATCGGCCGTGCGCGCTGCGGGCAAGGCTGGCAAAGTGCAAGTGGTCGGCTATGACAACATCAACGCGATCAAGCCGATGCTCAAAGACGGCCGAGTGCTGGCGACTGCCGATCAGTTCGCTGCCAAGCAAGCGGTGTTCGGTATCGAAGCCGCGCTGAAAATCATCAAAGACGGTAAGGCCGACAGCGCCAGCGACCGGATTGAAACGCCCGTCGAGCTGGTTACTAAACCGTAA
- a CDS encoding sugar ABC transporter ATP-binding protein, with translation MSASAQATVLSVSGIGKTYAQPVLGNIDLTLSRGEVLALTGENGAGKSTLSKIIGGLVTPTTGQMKFQGQAYAPTSRTQAEQLGIRMVMQELNLLPTLSVAENLFLDNLPNRGGWINRKQLRADAIQAMAQVGLDAIDPDTLVSELGIGHQQMVEIARNLIGDCHVLILDEPTAMLTSREVEMLFEQITRLQARGVSIIYISHRLEELARVAQRIAVLRDGQLVCVEPMADYNSEQLVTLMVGRELGEHIDLGPRQIGEVALSVKGLGRSNKVMDVSFEVRSGEIFGISGLIGAGRTELLRLIYGADIADTGTIALGFPSRPVTIRSPVDAVKEGIALITEDRKGEGLLLTQSISANIALGNMPSISKGGVVNGRDEMQLAQRQVDAMRIRSSSPTQLVSELSGGNQQKVVIGRWLERESTVMLFDEPTRGIDVGAKFDIYALLGELTRQGRALVVVSSDLRELMLICDRIGVLSAGRLIDTFERETWTQDELLAAAFAGYQKRDALLTEAAPRNDL, from the coding sequence ATGTCAGCGTCTGCTCAGGCGACGGTTCTATCGGTCAGCGGTATCGGCAAAACCTACGCTCAACCTGTGCTCGGCAACATCGACCTGACGCTATCGCGCGGTGAAGTGTTGGCTTTGACCGGTGAAAATGGTGCCGGTAAAAGTACGCTGTCGAAAATTATTGGTGGGCTGGTTACGCCAACCACGGGGCAGATGAAGTTTCAGGGTCAAGCTTACGCGCCCACCAGTCGAACCCAGGCCGAGCAGCTCGGGATCCGCATGGTCATGCAAGAGCTGAACCTGCTGCCAACGTTATCTGTGGCGGAAAACCTGTTCCTCGATAACTTGCCCAATCGTGGCGGCTGGATCAATCGCAAGCAATTGCGCGCTGACGCCATTCAGGCCATGGCTCAGGTCGGACTGGATGCTATCGATCCAGACACCTTGGTCAGCGAGTTGGGGATAGGCCATCAACAGATGGTCGAGATAGCCCGCAACTTGATTGGCGATTGCCATGTACTGATTCTCGACGAACCGACGGCGATGCTGACGTCCCGTGAAGTCGAAATGCTTTTTGAACAGATCACCCGCCTGCAAGCACGCGGCGTGTCGATCATTTATATTTCCCACCGGCTGGAAGAGCTGGCCCGTGTCGCACAACGGATTGCGGTGCTGCGTGACGGTCAGTTGGTCTGCGTCGAGCCAATGGCCGATTACAACAGTGAGCAACTGGTCACGTTGATGGTCGGGCGCGAGCTGGGTGAGCATATTGACCTGGGCCCGCGCCAGATAGGCGAGGTGGCCTTGTCGGTCAAAGGACTGGGCCGCTCGAACAAGGTGATGGACGTGTCGTTCGAGGTCCGAAGTGGCGAGATTTTCGGCATTTCCGGGTTGATCGGCGCCGGTCGCACTGAGCTGTTACGGTTGATTTATGGTGCTGACATCGCGGACACCGGCACTATTGCGTTGGGGTTTCCTTCACGGCCGGTAACCATTCGCTCTCCGGTCGACGCGGTTAAAGAGGGCATCGCGTTGATCACCGAAGACCGCAAGGGTGAAGGCTTGTTGCTGACGCAATCGATCAGCGCCAACATCGCGCTGGGTAACATGCCGTCGATCTCCAAAGGCGGTGTGGTTAACGGCCGCGATGAAATGCAACTGGCCCAACGTCAAGTCGATGCCATGCGCATCCGCAGTTCCAGCCCGACCCAATTAGTCTCCGAGCTGTCGGGTGGCAATCAACAGAAGGTCGTGATCGGTCGTTGGTTGGAGCGCGAGAGTACAGTGATGCTGTTCGACGAGCCGACTCGTGGTATCGATGTCGGCGCCAAGTTTGATATCTATGCGCTATTGGGCGAATTGACCCGCCAGGGCAGGGCGCTGGTCGTGGTCTCCAGTGATCTGCGTGAGTTGATGCTGATCTGTGATCGTATCGGCGTGCTGTCCGCTGGCCGCCTGATCGATACCTTCGAACGGGAGACCTGGACCCAGGACGAACTGCTTGCCG